In Longibacter salinarum, a single window of DNA contains:
- a CDS encoding glycoside hydrolase family 15 protein translates to MSYLPIEDYGLIGNMHTAALVGQNGAIDWMCWPNFDDPSVFAGILDDKKGGTFQIAPEENDVTQRHMYWPDSNVLITRFLSDDGVAEIVDYMPPDLDPGNPGYQTLIRRVEVIRGKMTMEMTCHPAFDYARADHTLTIHDTQVRNGGAQFDGQTQRIGLDATVPLKAEGDAAKATFEMSAGDRNHFVLYPTTHGPSRAGAFSAERENDLFVHTLTYWRDWISQCTYDGRWRDEVYRSALVLKLMTHDPTGAMIASPTMSLPESIGSVRNWDYRYTWLRDAAFTVYGLLRIGFTDEAEGFMEWISERCHDCDPGAPLNIMYNIYGETDLDEITLDHLDGYRGSRPVRLGNEASNQLQLDIYGELMDAVYLANKYQAPISYDFWTSLRDILNWLTENYDQPDDGIWEVRSERKHFVYSKLMCWVAFDRGIRLAEKRSFPADLDTWRTCRDNIYKEVMERGWNEERQAFTQHYGSDALDASHLIMPLVFFMAPNDPRMTKTLDAIMEPPMDGGLRSDSLVYRYDQSKVDDGLPGLEGTFNMCTFWLVEALTRAGRTDPERLQQARLTFEKMLGYANPLGLYAEETGPRGEALGNFPQAFTHLSLISAAFNLDRTLNGK, encoded by the coding sequence ATGAGCTACCTCCCCATCGAGGATTACGGACTCATCGGCAACATGCATACGGCTGCTCTCGTCGGGCAGAACGGGGCAATCGACTGGATGTGCTGGCCGAACTTCGACGACCCGAGTGTCTTCGCAGGGATTCTGGATGATAAAAAGGGAGGTACGTTCCAGATCGCCCCGGAAGAAAACGACGTTACGCAGCGGCACATGTACTGGCCGGACAGCAACGTGCTGATCACCCGGTTTCTGTCGGATGACGGCGTCGCCGAGATCGTCGATTACATGCCGCCCGACCTCGACCCGGGGAATCCGGGCTATCAGACACTGATCCGGCGCGTCGAGGTCATCCGTGGGAAGATGACGATGGAGATGACGTGCCATCCGGCATTCGACTATGCCCGAGCCGACCATACGCTCACCATCCACGACACGCAGGTCCGAAACGGAGGCGCCCAATTCGACGGCCAAACGCAGCGGATCGGGCTGGATGCGACCGTCCCACTCAAAGCCGAAGGCGACGCGGCAAAAGCGACGTTTGAGATGTCGGCGGGCGACCGCAATCATTTCGTGCTTTACCCGACGACGCACGGCCCGTCCCGAGCGGGTGCCTTTTCGGCGGAGCGCGAAAACGACCTGTTTGTCCACACCCTGACGTACTGGCGGGACTGGATCAGCCAGTGCACCTACGATGGGCGCTGGCGCGATGAAGTCTACCGCTCGGCGCTCGTCCTGAAGTTGATGACGCACGACCCGACGGGAGCGATGATTGCGTCTCCGACGATGAGCCTGCCGGAATCGATCGGGAGCGTGCGCAACTGGGACTATCGCTACACGTGGCTTCGCGACGCGGCCTTCACGGTCTACGGTCTCCTACGAATCGGCTTCACCGACGAGGCGGAGGGCTTCATGGAATGGATCAGCGAGCGCTGTCACGACTGCGATCCCGGTGCTCCGCTAAATATCATGTATAACATCTATGGCGAGACGGACCTCGACGAGATCACGCTCGATCACCTCGATGGCTACCGCGGGTCGCGCCCGGTCCGCCTGGGAAATGAGGCATCAAATCAACTCCAGCTCGACATTTACGGCGAGTTGATGGATGCCGTGTATCTTGCGAACAAATACCAGGCGCCCATCTCGTACGATTTCTGGACGAGCCTTCGGGACATACTGAATTGGCTGACGGAAAACTACGACCAGCCGGACGACGGCATCTGGGAGGTTCGATCCGAGCGCAAACATTTCGTCTACTCGAAGCTCATGTGCTGGGTCGCCTTCGACCGGGGCATCCGCCTCGCGGAAAAACGTTCGTTTCCGGCCGACCTCGACACGTGGCGCACGTGCCGCGACAACATTTACAAGGAGGTCATGGAGCGCGGATGGAATGAGGAACGGCAGGCGTTCACGCAGCACTATGGCAGCGATGCCCTCGACGCCTCGCACCTGATCATGCCGCTCGTTTTCTTCATGGCACCCAACGATCCGCGCATGACGAAGACGCTGGACGCGATCATGGAGCCGCCGATGGACGGAGGTTTGCGGTCCGATAGCCTGGTGTACCGGTATGACCAGTCGAAAGTAGACGACGGTCTCCCTGGGCTCGAGGGTACGTTTAACATGTGTACGTTTTGGCTCGTTGAAGCCCTGACGCGCGCAGGACGCACCGACCCCGAGCGACTCCAGCAAGCGCGGCTAA
- the pgl gene encoding 6-phosphogluconolactonase: MSDVHVFPTLDALSRAAAQHIAAHVQTVLLDQDVYALALAGGSTPERTYELLASGFPRIPWERVHLFWGDERFVPSSSPQSNERMARRRLLSSIDVPSSNVHPIPTDAGSPAAAARRYEQEINSVLSGRDHTFDLAVLGIGSDGHTASLFPDDPMAVTDHPDDRLVRAVQAPDTYDVRDRITCTLKAFNSSSEAVFLASGEGKQSAVQRAQAGDPALPASHISPRGRLTWFLDPDAAAKPPTTRSETYNSS, translated from the coding sequence ATGAGTGACGTACATGTTTTTCCCACCCTCGACGCGCTGAGCCGGGCGGCGGCGCAGCACATCGCCGCCCATGTCCAGACGGTCCTCCTCGATCAGGACGTCTACGCGCTTGCCCTCGCCGGGGGATCGACGCCCGAACGAACCTACGAACTGCTTGCCTCGGGCTTTCCTCGTATTCCGTGGGAACGCGTTCATCTTTTCTGGGGCGATGAGCGATTTGTCCCTTCTTCGTCTCCTCAAAGCAACGAGCGGATGGCCCGGCGCAGACTTCTCTCGTCGATCGACGTGCCCTCCTCGAATGTTCATCCCATTCCGACGGACGCTGGCTCACCGGCGGCTGCAGCGCGGCGCTACGAACAGGAGATCAACTCCGTTCTGTCCGGGCGTGATCACACATTCGACCTTGCTGTTCTCGGCATCGGTAGCGATGGACACACAGCCTCGCTTTTTCCAGACGACCCGATGGCCGTGACGGACCACCCGGATGATCGATTGGTTCGGGCCGTCCAGGCCCCCGACACCTACGATGTCCGTGATCGGATTACGTGCACCCTGAAGGCATTCAACTCGTCGAGCGAAGCCGTTTTTCTCGCTTCAGGAGAAGGGAAACAAAGCGCCGTGCAACGGGCGCAGGCAGGCGATCCAGCGCTCCCGGCATCGCACATTTCACCCCGCGGGCGACTTACCTGGTTTTTGGACCCTGATGCTGCCGCGAAGCCGCCCACGACACGTAGCGAAACGTATAATTCGTCGTAA
- the zwf gene encoding glucose-6-phosphate dehydrogenase — protein MSIDPHVFVIFGATGDLTKRKLIPALFHLMQNEDIAERCHVLGTARSDWSDDKFRSVAKEALRNADFDEADIDAWCDQRLFYQSLGEDGADFEALQHRIEDIEEQFDLPQNRAFYLSLPPRTYGPTIKQLGEQGLSESDGWTRVVIEKPFGQDLESAKELNDTVHAAFREDQVFRIDHYLGKETVQNLLVFRFANAMFESLWNRDRIERVEITVSENLGVGDRASYYDSSGHVRDMLQNHITQLLSLVTMEPPAAMEGDEIRQEKVKALRAVMPPSPEDVVFGQYSEGEVGGERVPAYTDEPDVPDDSDTETFVALRLEIANWRWRGVPFYIRSGKRLDKKRTQIAVVFQRAPIALFQPGGEPCIPEEAGCSAEPNVLLITLQPNEGFDLRFEVKSPETNSGDMQLDTQHLSFSYRDAFGPIPDAYTTLLRDVITGDQTLFVRSDEVEASWRLYTPLLDADLPVHDYPAGSWGPDETFELLPSWVDGDLRDDGRR, from the coding sequence ATGTCCATTGACCCGCATGTCTTCGTCATCTTCGGCGCCACAGGTGATCTCACGAAGCGGAAGCTCATCCCCGCCCTCTTTCACCTGATGCAGAATGAAGACATCGCCGAGCGATGCCACGTCCTCGGTACAGCGCGCTCAGATTGGTCCGATGACAAATTTCGCTCGGTAGCCAAAGAAGCGCTCCGCAACGCGGACTTCGACGAGGCCGACATTGACGCATGGTGTGATCAACGCCTTTTCTACCAATCCCTCGGAGAGGACGGGGCCGACTTCGAGGCTCTTCAACATCGTATCGAGGACATTGAAGAGCAGTTCGACCTGCCACAGAATCGAGCGTTCTACCTGTCGCTCCCGCCTCGGACGTACGGCCCGACGATCAAGCAGCTCGGGGAACAGGGTCTGTCCGAAAGCGACGGGTGGACACGGGTGGTTATCGAGAAGCCGTTCGGACAGGACCTCGAAAGCGCGAAGGAGCTAAACGACACGGTTCACGCGGCCTTCCGGGAAGATCAGGTCTTTCGGATCGACCACTACCTCGGGAAAGAAACCGTTCAGAACCTACTGGTCTTTCGCTTTGCGAACGCCATGTTCGAGTCGCTCTGGAATCGTGATCGCATCGAGCGCGTCGAGATCACGGTTTCGGAGAACCTCGGCGTCGGGGACCGGGCGAGCTACTACGACAGCTCCGGGCACGTGCGCGACATGCTTCAGAATCACATCACGCAACTCCTCTCACTCGTCACGATGGAGCCGCCGGCCGCGATGGAGGGAGACGAGATCCGTCAGGAGAAGGTCAAGGCCCTGCGCGCCGTCATGCCGCCTTCGCCGGAGGATGTCGTGTTCGGCCAGTACAGCGAGGGGGAGGTCGGCGGCGAACGCGTACCGGCCTATACGGACGAGCCGGATGTCCCGGACGACTCGGACACGGAAACGTTCGTCGCTCTCCGCCTGGAGATCGCCAACTGGAGATGGCGGGGCGTTCCCTTTTACATCCGTTCGGGCAAACGCCTGGATAAGAAACGAACTCAGATCGCGGTCGTGTTTCAGCGAGCCCCGATCGCTCTGTTCCAACCTGGCGGCGAGCCGTGTATTCCCGAAGAGGCCGGCTGCTCCGCTGAGCCGAATGTTCTTTTGATCACCCTCCAGCCGAATGAGGGGTTCGACCTGCGCTTTGAAGTAAAGTCGCCGGAAACCAATAGCGGCGACATGCAACTCGACACGCAGCACCTCAGCTTTTCGTACCGCGATGCATTTGGTCCCATTCCTGATGCGTACACGACCCTGCTCCGGGACGTTATCACCGGCGATCAAACACTGTTCGTTCGAAGCGATGAAGTTGAAGCCTCGTGGCGGCTGTATACACCGCTCCTGGACGCCGACCTCCCCGTCCACGACTATCCCGCCGGAAGCTGGGGCCCCGACGAGACGTTCGAGTTGCTTCCATCATGGGTCGACGGCGATCTCCGCGACGACGGCCGCCGTTAA
- the gnd gene encoding phosphogluconate dehydrogenase (NAD(+)-dependent, decarboxylating), whose protein sequence is MQIGMIGLGKMGANMSRRLLRNDHDVVGYDLSEDAMMALEEDGGETRTSLEALVDHLEAPRTLWMMVPAGDAVDSTLDALLPLLNEGDRLVDGGNSRYTDTLKRAGRAEQVGVSYIDVGTSGGVWGLEQGYSLMVGGPDEAIDALTPLFETLAPSADKGWGHVGEVGAGHFVKMVHNGIEYGVMQAYAEGFHILKAKEEFDFDLHQISEIWRFGSVIRSWLLDLAAEALEKNQDLEEIAAWVDDSGEGRWTVQEAIDLDVPAPVITDALIQRLQSRQQDTYAHRLLAALRNEFGGHAMKEAE, encoded by the coding sequence ATGCAGATTGGAATGATCGGTCTCGGAAAAATGGGTGCGAACATGTCGCGCCGGCTCCTTCGAAATGACCATGATGTCGTCGGCTACGACCTGAGCGAGGACGCGATGATGGCTCTGGAGGAGGACGGTGGAGAGACCCGGACGTCTCTTGAAGCGCTCGTCGATCACCTGGAGGCGCCGCGGACACTCTGGATGATGGTGCCTGCAGGCGACGCCGTGGACTCCACGCTCGATGCGCTGCTACCGCTATTGAATGAAGGGGATCGGCTCGTGGACGGCGGCAACTCACGCTACACCGACACGCTCAAACGAGCAGGCCGCGCTGAACAGGTCGGCGTCAGCTACATCGACGTCGGGACCTCCGGCGGCGTCTGGGGACTCGAACAGGGATACAGCCTGATGGTCGGCGGACCGGACGAAGCTATCGACGCCCTGACACCGCTCTTCGAAACGCTGGCCCCTAGCGCGGACAAAGGCTGGGGACACGTCGGCGAGGTTGGTGCGGGCCACTTTGTCAAGATGGTCCACAACGGCATCGAGTACGGCGTCATGCAGGCCTATGCGGAAGGCTTTCACATCCTGAAGGCAAAAGAGGAGTTCGACTTCGATCTGCACCAGATTTCCGAAATCTGGCGGTTCGGCAGTGTCATCCGTTCGTGGCTCCTCGACCTCGCGGCGGAAGCTCTGGAAAAGAACCAAGACCTGGAAGAGATCGCGGCGTGGGTTGATGATTCCGGTGAAGGCCGGTGGACGGTCCAGGAGGCGATCGACCTGGACGTGCCGGCCCCGGTGATCACCGATGCCCTCATCCAGCGCCTGCAGTCACGTCAGCAGGACACGTATGCTCATCGACTTCTCGCCGCCCTGCGGAATGAGTTCGGCGGACATGCTATGAAGGAGGCGGAGTAG
- a CDS encoding ferredoxin--NADP reductase has product MRLNTLDATLIASDMLTPNTAQLVLRVPGHQFDFEPGHHVGVAYESDEDGIVHKPYSPVSLPGTDTITLMVKRYDDGTCSVWLHERALGDTIPLTDPRGNLQLHDTDRDAVFLATGTGLTPMMSMLQAYRQHGKGRAVLVYGERSLNHLAYRNVLDMWTSSSERIDVAYVLSEPESAEERAGWTESQRAATGAPAVRHGHVQEHLDDLLDSDLRENAHFFACGVPQMVVDTEELLTDAMDIDPDRIFTEGWESGA; this is encoded by the coding sequence ATGCGTCTGAACACCCTCGATGCGACACTCATCGCCTCAGACATGCTCACTCCCAACACGGCACAGCTCGTACTTCGAGTGCCAGGGCATCAATTCGATTTCGAGCCCGGTCACCACGTGGGCGTCGCGTACGAATCGGACGAAGACGGAATCGTCCACAAGCCGTATTCCCCGGTCAGCCTTCCCGGCACCGACACCATCACCTTGATGGTCAAGCGGTACGACGACGGGACCTGCTCGGTCTGGTTACATGAAAGGGCCCTAGGCGACACCATTCCACTTACCGATCCCCGAGGAAACCTCCAGCTCCACGACACGGACCGCGATGCCGTCTTTCTTGCTACCGGCACGGGCCTGACTCCGATGATGTCGATGCTTCAGGCGTACCGCCAGCACGGGAAAGGCAGAGCCGTGCTCGTGTACGGTGAACGGTCCCTCAATCACCTCGCGTACCGCAATGTCTTGGATATGTGGACATCGAGCAGCGAGCGAATCGATGTCGCATATGTGTTGTCGGAGCCCGAATCCGCCGAAGAACGAGCGGGATGGACCGAATCCCAACGTGCAGCGACCGGTGCACCAGCAGTTCGCCACGGCCACGTACAGGAGCATCTAGACGATCTCCTCGACAGCGATCTACGCGAAAACGCTCACTTCTTCGCGTGCGGCGTTCCCCAGATGGTCGTGGATACCGAAGAGCTCTTGACGGACGCGATGGACATTGATCCCGATCGCATCTTTACCGAGGGCTGGGAATCCGGGGCCTGA
- a CDS encoding LamG-like jellyroll fold domain-containing protein, whose protein sequence is MQRSIGTCWIVTLFVWLVASVHVPVAGAQSSPRTAVRSAEEPTRLFATLDVPEETDGLVVSLPSRWTLEDVSLLRYGSTARDVRVRRDGASYVLASPSPIRGPHDLSLLVTPNGPGDALSWSIQPFRAAADDGSVQRVGSPWEQKIRMVRGGGERTDNRVLEFAPDASQPVVIDAHSIPAFERSVSFTTEFWISTIGLGEVVMSTWTGEERRHYPFEIVVDASGRLRFYCGQPGRHTSMSSGRPIADGRWHHVGIAYDGERRFLRFMINGVAVDSVEQVSLPGGYLRPDLAVGGRLSDGRRDAPHASLFSGQLDVLRIWDSARTPMDVRQTMRDAALHAAADDENRQQPTRVTLTFDRKPPARLVRRWPRGAQRPRAALRLRQSLHDLRASTEGEVVQLQWHADATTVSAFLVERSSDGINFEEVERLTPEMAEPVAEHGDALFTASDDPSSRVAYYRIREVFSDGSTDVSGTFKVGVGPATVETKEGTRIIGNYPNPFSRSTTVEFQLNEAAPVRMTLWDVSGKRLGVVYDGSDEAGTHSFELPARDLPSGTYFLRLETGRAVDSHPVVVLK, encoded by the coding sequence ATGCAGCGATCGATTGGGACGTGCTGGATTGTCACCCTGTTTGTGTGGCTTGTGGCGAGTGTTCATGTGCCTGTCGCCGGCGCTCAGTCGTCACCGCGGACGGCCGTTCGATCCGCGGAGGAGCCGACGCGTCTTTTCGCTACGCTCGATGTACCTGAGGAAACGGATGGTCTAGTCGTTTCGCTACCGTCGCGGTGGACGCTGGAAGACGTTTCGCTTCTCCGATATGGGTCCACGGCTCGGGATGTGCGCGTACGGCGAGACGGCGCATCCTATGTGCTGGCGTCGCCTTCACCGATTCGAGGGCCGCACGACCTGTCGCTTCTGGTTACGCCCAATGGCCCTGGCGACGCGTTGAGCTGGTCCATCCAGCCGTTTCGGGCGGCCGCCGATGATGGATCCGTTCAGAGAGTGGGATCCCCGTGGGAGCAGAAAATCCGGATGGTCCGTGGAGGCGGCGAACGAACGGATAATCGAGTTCTCGAATTTGCTCCCGACGCCTCCCAGCCGGTCGTTATCGATGCCCACAGCATTCCGGCATTCGAGCGATCGGTTTCGTTTACGACCGAGTTTTGGATCTCGACCATCGGGCTCGGTGAGGTCGTGATGTCTACATGGACGGGCGAAGAGCGTCGTCATTACCCGTTCGAAATTGTCGTAGATGCGAGTGGGCGACTCCGTTTCTACTGTGGTCAGCCCGGGCGCCACACATCGATGTCGTCCGGTCGGCCGATTGCGGACGGCCGGTGGCATCATGTGGGTATCGCGTACGATGGGGAACGCCGTTTTCTTCGGTTCATGATCAACGGTGTCGCCGTCGACTCCGTCGAGCAGGTGTCGCTTCCAGGCGGATATCTACGCCCCGACCTCGCGGTTGGTGGACGCCTGTCGGACGGAAGACGCGACGCACCGCACGCCTCGCTTTTCTCGGGCCAGCTCGACGTCTTGCGCATCTGGGATTCTGCTCGCACGCCGATGGACGTTCGCCAGACCATGCGCGATGCTGCGCTTCACGCTGCCGCAGACGACGAGAATCGGCAACAGCCCACGCGTGTCACGCTTACCTTCGACAGAAAGCCTCCCGCCCGACTTGTACGCCGGTGGCCTCGTGGTGCCCAGCGTCCTCGCGCTGCCCTGCGGCTTCGGCAGTCGCTGCATGATCTTCGTGCATCCACGGAAGGAGAGGTCGTTCAACTGCAGTGGCACGCCGATGCCACGACGGTGTCAGCCTTTCTCGTAGAGCGGTCGTCGGATGGGATCAACTTCGAAGAGGTGGAACGATTGACGCCGGAGATGGCTGAGCCCGTCGCCGAACATGGCGATGCTTTGTTCACTGCGAGCGACGATCCATCATCGCGTGTTGCGTACTACCGCATTCGAGAAGTCTTTTCCGACGGATCGACTGATGTTTCGGGGACCTTCAAGGTCGGCGTCGGGCCGGCAACTGTAGAAACCAAGGAGGGTACGCGGATTATTGGGAATTACCCCAATCCGTTTTCCCGGTCCACTACGGTCGAGTTTCAGTTGAATGAGGCTGCCCCGGTCCGCATGACGCTCTGGGACGTGTCCGGAAAGCGTCTGGGTGTCGTCTACGACGGGTCTGACGAAGCCGGCACGCATTCGTTTGAATTGCCTGCCCGGGATCTACCCAGTGGTACCTACTTTCTACGATTGGAGACGGGGCGAGCCGTCGATTCGCACCCCGTTGTCGTCTTGAAATAA
- a CDS encoding OPT family oligopeptide transporter, whose amino-acid sequence MPESTSTTSSEPSARAQTGGPYISASTSLPEITPKALFLGFILSAVLAGANAYLGLKVGMTVSASIPAAVISMALLKAFKESNILENNIVQTAASAGESLAAGVIFTLPALIMLRYWEGFPFLETMSVALCGGIIGVLFTIPLRRALILEAELQFPEGIATGEVLKAGDRGGGGAKYIAIAGLAGAAMQFFQTGLKVVGDSVSGAVTAGKSVFGIASGLGVALLSVGYIVGLNIATLVFLGGAIAWFVGIPLYTALADPATLQSIVGDATGWDAALSVWDARIRYMGVGAMATGGLWALVALIEPIRDGIRSSMDAVRRAKDESTPDITRTERDTPINFVLGGAAAMAVPIFIVFTFVVDQTGLGISSGLYWLTIVFGVLFAFVAGFLFSSVAGYMAGLVGSSNNPISGVTIATILTVSLILLVLLGSQIDFAVDTSQAAAAAATAILVGAVVCCAAAIAGDNMQDLKAGHIVGATPMNQQIMQVVGVVAASLAIAPVMDLLFSAYGFGDVLPRAGMDPSEALAAPQATLMSSVADGVFSRNLPWTMIGLGVLIAIAIIVWDKWLESRESSFRAPVLAVAVGIYLPIDLSVPIFIGGLIAYFAARSATKKAGEEEPESQRGLLFASGLITGEALVGIFLAIPFAIQEDANALAISPDMLGLSPAAFATMEQTLGVVLFAGFCFWLYQVAKK is encoded by the coding sequence ATGCCCGAATCTACCTCTACGACCTCTTCTGAACCGTCAGCGCGAGCACAGACGGGTGGTCCGTACATTTCTGCGTCGACCTCCCTGCCGGAGATCACTCCGAAGGCGCTCTTTCTCGGCTTTATCCTCTCCGCCGTACTGGCAGGTGCCAATGCATACCTCGGGCTGAAAGTCGGGATGACGGTGTCGGCGTCGATTCCGGCGGCCGTGATCTCAATGGCGCTGCTGAAGGCGTTCAAAGAGTCGAACATTCTTGAGAACAACATCGTGCAGACGGCGGCGTCGGCAGGAGAGTCGCTGGCGGCCGGGGTCATCTTCACGTTGCCGGCGCTGATCATGCTGCGCTACTGGGAGGGCTTCCCGTTCCTTGAGACCATGTCGGTCGCTCTCTGTGGAGGGATTATTGGGGTCCTGTTCACGATTCCCCTGCGTCGCGCCCTGATACTGGAGGCCGAGTTGCAGTTTCCAGAAGGCATCGCAACGGGTGAGGTACTCAAGGCCGGTGATCGTGGCGGAGGCGGTGCCAAATACATCGCTATCGCCGGACTCGCCGGAGCGGCGATGCAATTCTTTCAGACGGGACTGAAGGTCGTCGGGGACTCCGTCTCTGGGGCCGTGACGGCCGGGAAATCGGTCTTCGGAATCGCCAGTGGGTTGGGCGTGGCGCTCCTCTCCGTTGGGTACATCGTCGGGCTGAATATTGCCACGCTCGTGTTCCTCGGCGGCGCCATCGCGTGGTTCGTCGGGATTCCGTTGTACACGGCTCTCGCCGATCCGGCGACGCTTCAGAGCATTGTCGGGGATGCGACGGGCTGGGATGCGGCGCTGAGCGTGTGGGATGCGCGCATTCGGTACATGGGCGTTGGCGCCATGGCGACCGGTGGGCTGTGGGCATTGGTCGCACTTATCGAGCCCATTCGGGATGGCATCCGCTCGTCCATGGATGCCGTACGTCGAGCGAAGGATGAGTCTACGCCTGATATCACGAGAACGGAGCGCGATACTCCGATCAACTTCGTGCTCGGTGGCGCAGCGGCGATGGCTGTTCCCATATTTATCGTGTTCACCTTCGTGGTGGATCAGACCGGGTTGGGCATCTCGAGCGGGCTGTACTGGCTCACGATCGTGTTTGGCGTCCTGTTCGCGTTCGTAGCCGGGTTCCTTTTCTCAAGCGTAGCCGGCTACATGGCCGGTCTCGTCGGGTCGTCTAATAACCCGATCTCTGGCGTGACGATCGCAACCATTCTGACCGTGTCGCTGATTCTACTCGTACTGCTCGGCTCGCAGATCGACTTTGCCGTGGACACGTCGCAGGCCGCTGCCGCCGCGGCAACGGCGATTCTTGTCGGAGCCGTCGTATGCTGCGCCGCTGCAATCGCAGGCGACAACATGCAGGACCTGAAGGCGGGTCACATCGTCGGGGCGACGCCCATGAATCAACAGATCATGCAGGTCGTGGGTGTGGTTGCCGCGTCCCTCGCCATTGCCCCAGTCATGGACCTCCTATTCAGTGCGTACGGGTTCGGGGACGTATTGCCGAGAGCGGGGATGGACCCGTCGGAAGCACTCGCCGCGCCACAGGCCACGCTGATGTCGAGTGTGGCGGATGGCGTCTTTTCCCGCAACCTGCCGTGGACGATGATCGGCCTCGGCGTATTGATCGCCATCGCGATTATTGTCTGGGACAAGTGGCTGGAATCCCGCGAATCCAGTTTCCGCGCGCCGGTTCTCGCCGTAGCCGTTGGTATCTATCTTCCGATCGATCTCTCGGTGCCGATCTTCATCGGCGGACTCATCGCCTACTTTGCAGCGCGCAGTGCCACGAAGAAAGCAGGTGAGGAGGAGCCGGAAAGTCAGCGAGGTTTGCTGTTCGCTTCGGGGCTCATCACCGGAGAAGCCCTGGTCGGCATCTTCCTCGCGATTCCGTTCGCGATTCAGGAGGACGCGAACGCGCTCGCTATTTCTCCGGACATGCTCGGCCTCAGCCCCGCAGCCTTCGCGACGATGGAGCAAACGCTGGGCGTCGTCCTCTTCGCCGGATTCTGTTTCTGGCTCTACCAGGTCGCTAAGAAGTGA
- a CDS encoding metal-dependent hydrolase: protein MDLTYFGHATFQIETGDHTLLFDPFFQDNPHTNVDPATLDPDFVLVSHAHFDHYADVEAFTGEDGPMMISNFEIISRIGNDYGHENVHPLNEGGTIDLDFGSVEATHARHTSSFPDGSYGGVPEGFVVDFGDQTVYYTGDTAPFVEMEWIGEAYDVDVMIAPVGDVVTMGVDGAIHAAEMVEPDLIIPVHYNTFPFIEVDLDDVQDSFEDAGFDLQIVDFDSKVSL from the coding sequence ATGGACCTGACGTACTTCGGGCACGCGACTTTTCAGATCGAGACCGGCGACCATACGCTGCTGTTCGATCCTTTCTTTCAGGACAACCCGCATACGAATGTGGATCCGGCGACATTGGACCCGGACTTTGTGCTGGTGTCCCATGCTCACTTCGACCACTACGCCGATGTCGAGGCGTTTACCGGAGAGGATGGACCGATGATGATCAGCAACTTCGAGATCATCTCCCGGATTGGCAACGACTACGGACATGAAAACGTCCACCCGCTGAACGAGGGAGGAACGATCGATCTCGACTTCGGGAGCGTCGAAGCGACCCATGCACGCCACACGTCGAGCTTCCCAGACGGATCGTACGGCGGTGTCCCGGAAGGCTTCGTCGTCGACTTCGGTGATCAAACGGTTTACTACACGGGCGACACGGCTCCATTCGTCGAAATGGAATGGATCGGTGAGGCGTACGATGTCGATGTGATGATCGCTCCGGTCGGAGACGTGGTGACGATGGGTGTCGATGGCGCGATCCACGCTGCCGAGATGGTCGAGCCCGATCTCATTATTCCGGTTCATTACAACACCTTCCCGTTCATCGAGGTCGACCTGGACGACGTCCAGGATTCGTTCGAAGACGCAGGGTTCGACCTGCAAATTGTCGACTTCGACTCGAAGGTGTCGCTGTAA
- a CDS encoding metallophosphoesterase family protein yields the protein MTTLGILSDTHGYFHPDLVDELDGVDHILHAGDIGDLSIIDGLKALAPVTAVYGNVDGWDIRHRTAEHQRMTFDGVNVWMTHIAGRPGAWQRGMGAKLKADPPDVFICGHSHILRIERVKPFDNMLYLNPGAAGRQGFHQKKTCVRLVIDDGAPVQADVIHLDE from the coding sequence ATGACCACGCTCGGCATCCTCTCGGACACGCATGGATACTTTCATCCCGACCTGGTGGATGAACTAGATGGGGTCGACCACATCCTCCATGCCGGAGACATTGGCGACCTTTCGATCATCGACGGCCTAAAGGCACTGGCACCGGTGACGGCGGTGTACGGCAACGTAGACGGCTGGGATATCCGTCACCGCACGGCCGAACATCAACGGATGACGTTCGATGGCGTGAACGTCTGGATGACGCATATCGCGGGGCGCCCCGGTGCGTGGCAGCGGGGGATGGGAGCGAAGCTGAAGGCAGACCCACCGGATGTATTTATCTGCGGCCACAGTCACATCCTCCGGATCGAGCGGGTGAAACCGTTCGACAACATGCTCTACCTCAATCCCGGTGCGGCTGGACGCCAGGGGTTTCACCAGAAGAAGACCTGCGTACGTCTCGTCATCGACGATGGCGCACCCGTGCAGGCCGATGTGATTCATCTGGATGAGTGA